The following are from one region of the Sphingomonas sp. J315 genome:
- a CDS encoding enoyl-CoA hydratase yields the protein MSFILYEVRDRVAIVTLNRPEANNAQHPPLLAELDAAFDKAVADDNVRVIVLNASGKHFSAGHDISAEVVKHEPWLSMFDDVSANGLLRMYRWESKHFLGYSNKWRNLPKPTIAAVQGACVAAGLMLIWPMDLIVAADNSRFSDPVINMAIGGVEYHGHTWEFGPRKAKEMLFTGRWMNAEEAEKVGMINRVVPLEQLHEATLALANDIATKHPHGLLMAKRAVNQTMDIMGQYAAIQACFDTHSLGHANAWAAEGRVTLANLEEMTAANKKA from the coding sequence ATGAGCTTTATCCTGTACGAAGTTCGCGACCGCGTTGCGATCGTCACACTCAATCGGCCCGAGGCGAACAACGCGCAGCACCCGCCTCTGCTCGCCGAACTGGACGCTGCGTTCGACAAGGCGGTCGCCGACGACAATGTCCGGGTCATCGTGCTGAATGCCAGCGGCAAGCATTTCTCGGCCGGCCATGACATCTCGGCGGAGGTGGTGAAGCACGAACCCTGGCTGTCGATGTTCGACGATGTCAGCGCGAACGGCCTGCTTCGGATGTACCGCTGGGAAAGCAAGCATTTCCTCGGCTATTCGAACAAGTGGCGCAACCTCCCCAAGCCCACCATCGCCGCGGTTCAGGGGGCCTGTGTCGCGGCCGGGCTGATGCTGATCTGGCCGATGGATCTGATCGTCGCGGCCGACAATTCGCGCTTTTCCGATCCCGTGATCAACATGGCGATCGGCGGCGTCGAATATCACGGCCACACCTGGGAGTTCGGCCCCCGCAAGGCCAAGGAAATGCTGTTCACCGGCCGCTGGATGAATGCCGAAGAGGCCGAGAAGGTCGGCATGATCAATCGCGTCGTCCCGCTTGAGCAGCTGCATGAGGCCACGCTGGCATTGGCGAACGACATCGCGACCAAGCATCCGCACGGCCTGCTCATGGCCAAGCGCGCGGTCAATCAGACGATGGACATCATGGGACAATATGCCGCGATCCAGGCGTGCTTCGATACCCATTCTCTGGGCCATGCCAATGCCTGGGCCGCCGAAGGCCGGGTCACGCTCGCCAATCTCGAAGAAATGACTGCAGCCAACAAGAAGGCCTGA
- a CDS encoding amidohydrolase family protein, giving the protein MAVTAVLEREPETRILPYAVYDGDGHLYETMDTFRRHLPKQFHKDFQYVQVEGRTKLAINGHISEYIPNPTFEVVAAPGSHEIWYRGENAEGKTLRELTGDPLAYQPEFGNPEARLKLLDEQGVHAQLIFPTLASIIEGHMGNNVELMAALVHSLNAWVLDEWTFNYKDRLYPCAYISLADAEKAEQELDWALKNGARHILIRPAPVPGLFGPRSPGLREFDRFWGKVNESNIFVVLHVSDSGYDQIYRWWGSGASEMVAFDRSDPLKACMDTQGRSIADTIAALIAHGVMDRFPNIRWMSAENGSIWVPHLMKMFKRAHGQMPQAFKRHPIDTFRESVFVEPYYEEDLNELREFVPVERLVFGSDWPHAEGLAMPLDFLHEVKDFTPAEQEMFMSSNLKGLLDGKR; this is encoded by the coding sequence GTGGCTGTAACGGCTGTACTTGAACGCGAACCCGAAACCCGCATTTTGCCCTATGCGGTCTATGACGGCGATGGACATCTCTATGAGACGATGGACACGTTCCGCCGCCATCTGCCCAAGCAGTTTCACAAGGATTTCCAGTATGTGCAGGTCGAGGGCCGCACCAAGCTGGCGATCAACGGGCATATCAGCGAATATATACCCAACCCGACCTTCGAGGTCGTCGCTGCGCCGGGCAGCCATGAAATCTGGTATCGCGGCGAGAATGCCGAGGGCAAGACGCTGCGCGAGCTCACCGGCGATCCGCTGGCCTATCAGCCCGAGTTCGGCAATCCCGAAGCCCGGCTGAAGCTGCTCGACGAGCAGGGCGTGCACGCCCAGCTCATCTTCCCGACCCTGGCCTCGATCATCGAGGGGCATATGGGCAACAATGTCGAGCTGATGGCGGCGCTGGTTCATTCGCTCAACGCCTGGGTGCTCGACGAATGGACCTTCAACTACAAGGACCGGCTCTATCCCTGCGCCTATATCTCGCTGGCCGATGCCGAGAAGGCCGAACAGGAACTGGATTGGGCGCTGAAGAATGGCGCACGCCATATCCTGATCCGTCCGGCGCCGGTGCCCGGACTGTTCGGCCCGCGTTCCCCTGGCCTCCGCGAGTTCGACCGTTTCTGGGGCAAGGTCAACGAATCGAACATCTTCGTCGTACTGCATGTGTCCGACAGCGGTTACGATCAGATCTATCGCTGGTGGGGTAGCGGCGCCAGCGAGATGGTCGCGTTCGACCGTTCGGATCCGTTGAAGGCTTGCATGGATACGCAGGGGCGCTCGATCGCCGACACCATCGCGGCGCTGATCGCGCATGGCGTGATGGATCGCTTCCCGAACATTCGCTGGATGTCGGCCGAGAACGGCTCGATCTGGGTTCCGCATCTGATGAAGATGTTCAAGCGCGCCCATGGCCAGATGCCGCAGGCGTTCAAGCGCCATCCGATCGATACGTTCCGAGAGAGCGTGTTCGTCGAGCCATATTACGAGGAGGACCTGAACGAGCTGCGCGAATTCGTCCCGGTCGAGCGCCTGGTGTTCGGCAGCGACTGGCCGCATGCCGAAGGGCTCGCGATGCCGCTCGACTTCCTCCACGAGGTGAAGGATTTCACGCCGGCAGAACAGGAGATGTTCATGAGCAGCAACTTGAAGGGCCTGCTCGACGGCAAGCGCTGA
- a CDS encoding SDR family NAD(P)-dependent oxidoreductase, which produces MGHVIVTGGLGGLGRAVVTTLKSRGHRVVAVDIASGESDADRVIAGVDLADETAVATAFSEAAGALGEIDALINVAGGFTWEPVETGSIASWDAMYRINLRTAAISSRAVLPHLKSGAIVNVGAAASAAPGMGMAPYAASKAGVMALTESLAEELRGRGIRVNAILPTILDTPANRKDMPDADPAGWVSLESAAAVVAFLLSQDAAAITGTGIKLSLGTAGA; this is translated from the coding sequence ATGGGACATGTGATCGTCACCGGGGGACTGGGCGGATTGGGGCGCGCGGTCGTGACGACCTTGAAGTCGCGGGGGCATCGCGTGGTTGCAGTCGATATCGCATCGGGCGAGAGTGACGCAGACCGCGTCATCGCGGGTGTTGATCTTGCCGATGAAACGGCGGTGGCGACAGCATTCTCCGAAGCAGCGGGTGCGTTGGGCGAGATCGACGCGTTGATCAATGTCGCCGGCGGTTTCACCTGGGAGCCGGTGGAAACCGGGTCGATCGCAAGCTGGGACGCCATGTATCGCATCAACCTGCGCACCGCAGCAATCAGCTCGCGGGCGGTGCTGCCTCACCTGAAATCGGGTGCGATCGTGAATGTCGGCGCGGCGGCATCCGCCGCGCCGGGCATGGGCATGGCGCCCTATGCGGCCTCGAAGGCAGGCGTCATGGCGCTGACCGAGAGCCTTGCCGAAGAGCTTCGGGGCAGGGGCATCCGCGTCAACGCAATTCTGCCGACCATCCTCGATACGCCGGCCAACCGCAAGGACATGCCCGACGCCGATCCGGCGGGTTGGGTGAGTCTCGAAAGCGCGGCGGCTGTGGTGGCGTTCCTGCTCTCGCAGGATGCCGCGGCGATCACCGGGACCGGTATCAAGCTTTCACTCGGTACAGCGGGCGCCTAG
- a CDS encoding amidohydrolase family protein — protein MRAYNDWHIDEWCGSHPGRNIPLALVPYWDIDATVEEIKRVSAKGCHAITFSDNPSLKGQPSIHNEHWEPLWKACADHDIVINIHIGSGAQAPHASMESPIDAWITTMPISIVNSAADWLHLKALQRYPLQVSLSEGGIGWIPYFLERADFVHEHHKAWTHADFGKKKPSDVFREHFLTCFIDDAFGLENLDKIGENNVAYECDYPHSDTVWPESADRLRATLSGISDTAIEKITHGNALRLFNFDAFGMMGGRENCTVGRLRKAAEHIDTAPRSYGGPAPLAEGEVARRVTSGDITKMFMDVAKQDGELEAAE, from the coding sequence TTGCGGGCCTATAATGACTGGCATATCGACGAATGGTGCGGCAGCCATCCGGGCCGCAACATTCCGCTGGCGCTGGTGCCCTATTGGGACATCGATGCGACGGTCGAGGAGATCAAGCGCGTGTCCGCAAAGGGCTGCCACGCGATCACCTTCAGCGACAATCCCTCGCTCAAGGGACAGCCGAGCATCCACAACGAGCATTGGGAACCGCTCTGGAAGGCGTGCGCCGACCACGACATCGTGATCAATATTCATATCGGATCGGGCGCGCAGGCCCCGCATGCATCGATGGAATCGCCGATCGATGCCTGGATCACGACCATGCCGATCTCGATCGTCAATTCGGCGGCGGACTGGCTGCACCTTAAGGCATTGCAGCGCTATCCGCTTCAGGTCTCGCTGTCCGAAGGCGGGATCGGCTGGATTCCCTATTTCCTCGAACGTGCCGACTTCGTCCATGAGCATCACAAGGCCTGGACCCACGCCGATTTCGGAAAGAAGAAGCCGAGCGATGTGTTCCGCGAGCATTTCCTGACCTGCTTCATCGACGACGCCTTCGGCCTCGAGAATCTCGACAAGATCGGCGAGAACAATGTCGCCTATGAATGCGATTATCCGCACTCCGATACGGTGTGGCCGGAATCGGCCGACCGCCTGAGGGCGACGCTGAGCGGGATTTCCGACACGGCGATCGAGAAGATCACCCATGGCAACGCGTTGCGCCTGTTCAACTTCGACGCTTTTGGAATGATGGGCGGCCGGGAGAACTGCACCGTCGGCAGGTTGCGCAAGGCAGCCGAGCATATCGACACCGCGCCCCGAAGCTATGGTGGCCCCGCACCGCTCGCCGAGGGCGAGGTCGCGCGCCGGGTGACCTCGGGCGACATCACCAAAATGTTCATGGACGTCGCCAAGCAGGACGGCGAACTCGAAGCGGCCGAGTGA
- a CDS encoding TetR/AcrR family transcriptional regulator: MTRADASFRSSSPHALGRKGRETRQRLVDAAALLLASTSPMDLTAMAIAAEAGTASATFYVYFRDVQDILYALSEAATEDMLAAFSKLDIFHSNARVAEDSEAFLKMLAEQWERHNAVLHYRMMEADRGDPRFARLRGRWAEAVLNRFWELLKRAPHLEPPLDETDAYAESIVLFASIERLAAAVHREPRLTISAQRIRAAQARILTRMIAPQG; the protein is encoded by the coding sequence ATGACGCGTGCTGATGCTTCCTTTCGATCCTCGTCGCCGCACGCGTTGGGCCGCAAGGGGCGCGAGACGCGCCAACGCCTGGTCGACGCGGCCGCGCTGTTGCTCGCTTCGACCTCGCCGATGGACCTCACCGCGATGGCGATCGCCGCCGAGGCCGGAACCGCATCGGCAACATTCTACGTCTATTTTCGCGATGTGCAGGATATTCTCTATGCGCTCAGCGAGGCGGCGACCGAAGACATGCTGGCAGCATTTTCGAAGCTCGACATCTTCCACAGCAACGCGCGGGTTGCGGAAGACAGCGAGGCATTCCTGAAGATGCTTGCCGAGCAATGGGAGCGGCACAATGCGGTGCTTCACTATCGCATGATGGAAGCCGACCGGGGGGATCCGCGGTTCGCCAGATTGCGCGGCCGATGGGCGGAAGCGGTGCTCAACCGTTTTTGGGAGTTGTTGAAGCGGGCGCCGCATCTCGAACCGCCGCTGGATGAAACCGACGCCTATGCCGAGAGCATCGTGCTGTTCGCATCGATTGAGCGGCTGGCCGCTGCGGTGCACCGGGAACCCCGGCTGACCATATCGGCGCAGCGTATCCGCGCCGCACAGGCGCGCATTTTGACCCGCATGATTGCGCCGC
- a CDS encoding SDR family NAD(P)-dependent oxidoreductase, producing MKLDSSISAIVTGGASGLGHATAKAIAETGAKVAIFDLNEELGEKVAAEIGGIFCKVDVLSDESVDAAFEKARSANGQERVLVNCAGTGNSIKTAGVDKKTGEIKYFPSDKFAWVLMVNTVGTFRCITRSAAGMLTLDPVDGERGAIVCTASAAAQDGQMGQAAYSASKAAVVGMTLPIARDLSGSAIRINTIMPGIFATPPMLGVPDNVRSVLEASVPFPKRFGAPAEYASLVLEMVRNGYFNGETVRLDGAIRMPMR from the coding sequence ATGAAACTCGATTCCTCGATTTCCGCGATCGTCACCGGCGGCGCCTCCGGCCTGGGGCACGCAACCGCGAAGGCGATCGCCGAAACAGGCGCGAAAGTCGCCATCTTCGATCTCAATGAGGAACTGGGCGAGAAGGTCGCCGCCGAAATCGGCGGCATTTTCTGCAAGGTCGATGTGCTGTCCGACGAGTCAGTCGATGCGGCGTTCGAGAAGGCCCGCTCGGCAAATGGCCAGGAGCGGGTACTGGTCAATTGCGCCGGGACGGGCAACTCGATCAAGACCGCCGGCGTCGACAAGAAGACCGGTGAGATCAAGTATTTCCCCAGCGACAAGTTCGCCTGGGTTTTGATGGTCAACACGGTGGGCACATTTCGCTGCATCACCCGTTCGGCGGCGGGCATGCTGACGCTCGACCCGGTGGACGGGGAGCGCGGCGCGATCGTTTGCACCGCATCCGCTGCAGCCCAGGACGGGCAGATGGGTCAGGCGGCCTATTCAGCGTCGAAGGCAGCCGTGGTCGGCATGACGCTCCCGATCGCGCGCGATCTCTCCGGTTCGGCGATCCGCATCAACACGATCATGCCGGGCATTTTCGCGACGCCGCCGATGCTGGGCGTGCCGGACAATGTGCGCAGCGTACTGGAGGCATCGGTCCCCTTTCCGAAACGCTTCGGGGCGCCGGCTGAATATGCCAGCCTGGTGCTGGAAATGGTACGAAACGGCTATTTCAACGGCGAGACCGTGCGTCTCGATGGCGCCATCCGCATGCCGATGCGCTGA
- a CDS encoding Zn-ribbon domain-containing OB-fold protein produces MGAGYQRMLPRLDDLNRFYWTSGEDGVLRMLRCQDCSFWVHPPQPVCPKCLTKHLAPEPLSGRGTVFSYTVNEKAWGPGLEVPYVIGVVRLDEQDGLQLTTNIRGIASDQVHIGMRVRVTFDHDEDIWLPMFEPEAIRNAA; encoded by the coding sequence ATGGGTGCCGGTTATCAGCGGATGCTGCCCAGGCTCGACGATCTGAACCGCTTCTATTGGACAAGCGGCGAAGACGGCGTGCTGCGCATGCTGCGATGCCAGGATTGCAGCTTCTGGGTGCATCCGCCCCAACCGGTCTGTCCGAAATGCCTGACCAAGCATCTCGCCCCCGAGCCGCTGTCCGGACGAGGCACGGTGTTCAGCTATACGGTGAACGAGAAGGCGTGGGGTCCGGGCCTTGAGGTGCCCTATGTCATCGGCGTCGTTCGGCTGGACGAGCAGGATGGGCTTCAGCTCACCACCAACATACGCGGCATCGCATCCGATCAGGTCCACATCGGCATGCGTGTCAGAGTCACGTTCGATCACGATGAGGATATCTGGCTTCCGATGTTCGAACCCGAAGCAATACGCAACGCGGCCTGA
- a CDS encoding nitronate monooxygenase family protein: MAIAERLRCNLELPVMVAPMFLISNPALTIAACKAGIIGTFPSLNARSAADYESWLEQIGAALDETDAAYGVNLIVGKQNGRLAEDLAITVRRQVPLVITSFGADHDVVAAVHDYGGTVFHDVASARHAEIAAQAGVDGLIVLTTGAGGHTGWLNPFAVLNEVRAVFDGTILLAGGMSTGRDVAAARMMGADLAYMGTRFIATREASVHPDYHAMLIASRAKDVLATRGISGTPANFLTRSLTANGLDPALFQAATGPLPVLDERGLRPWKDIWSAGQGVGAITDVPSVAELVERLSADYAAAIGAVSPP, from the coding sequence ATGGCCATCGCTGAACGGCTTCGGTGCAATCTTGAGCTACCCGTGATGGTGGCGCCGATGTTCCTCATCTCAAATCCGGCGCTGACGATTGCGGCATGCAAGGCAGGGATCATCGGAACCTTCCCGTCGCTGAACGCGCGCAGTGCGGCGGACTATGAGAGCTGGCTCGAGCAGATCGGCGCTGCGTTGGACGAGACTGATGCGGCCTATGGCGTGAACCTGATCGTCGGCAAGCAGAATGGACGGCTGGCTGAAGATCTGGCGATTACGGTGCGACGCCAGGTTCCGCTCGTGATCACCTCCTTCGGAGCGGATCACGATGTCGTTGCGGCGGTACATGACTATGGTGGCACCGTCTTTCACGACGTCGCCAGCGCGCGCCACGCCGAGATCGCAGCGCAGGCGGGGGTCGATGGCCTGATCGTGTTGACCACAGGTGCCGGCGGGCACACCGGCTGGCTCAACCCCTTTGCGGTGCTGAACGAGGTGCGCGCCGTATTCGACGGCACCATCCTGCTTGCCGGGGGCATGTCAACGGGGCGGGACGTAGCTGCAGCGCGGATGATGGGAGCGGATCTTGCCTATATGGGCACCCGCTTCATCGCGACGCGCGAGGCATCGGTACATCCCGACTATCACGCGATGCTCATCGCATCGCGCGCAAAGGATGTGCTGGCGACACGCGGGATCAGCGGGACGCCGGCGAATTTCCTGACCAGATCGCTCACCGCCAATGGGCTCGACCCGGCTTTGTTTCAGGCCGCGACCGGCCCGCTTCCCGTGCTTGACGAACGCGGACTCAGACCCTGGAAGGACATCTGGTCGGCGGGGCAGGGCGTCGGTGCGATCACGGACGTGCCGTCCGTCGCCGAACTGGTCGAGCGCTTGTCTGCCGACTATGCGGCCGCGATCGGGGCGGTTAGCCCGCCTTGA
- a CDS encoding acyl-CoA dehydrogenase family protein — translation MKLALSESQSMLKDTVARLFADEATPERLRAAEDTGVDQALWDKLVELGIVGIRAIEPQDGGMTLMDAAIVAEEAGRHVAPVPLIEAIVAIALLHRLDAPAALLSAVDSGAIATLALNPVVPGVAQPVLGGSRAHVVLALDGNDLVALTGLNAAKASNIAAAAVANLDLSDGAGERFVLATGDIAVSQFAAACEEWKVLTAAYLAGLGRRALELAAAYSVERHAYGSPIGAYQGIAHPMADAATHMDGAKLLAWRAIASIAAGDAKGGARAAMAYWWAAHSVDQAVQHSVRTFGGYGLSLEYDVQLYFRRAKLLSLIAGDPNAELDRIAARLWDGETVALPRAGEVEIDFEWGAEADAYAAELRSFVEGQMTPDIEAKKHHSTAGHHPGFHKKLAEAGHAYPDLGADGQKVRSRYEVMAAAPMWEDIGWTRTPIAVTEFVAKMAQLWSQPETKEEIVGAIARGEALGALGFSEPQSGSDVFGTKFSAVRDGDEWVLNGQKMFTTNGHQADYILMLTRTDNSGKKHQGLTMFIMPMKLPGIELHPVYTLQDEKTNITYFTDVRISDRYRIGEVGDGARVMASALGFEHGGSGYHAAQTAMMRRALTWARKPSGNGAAPIDNPFLRRVLARAAINDEVADVLCRRQVWADVEGIHDISYGPMAKMFTTETMYRDASAIVEAGAPGSLVRGVDPDMDYVETTMRRAIAMTVYGGTSEVHRSLIAEKSLGMPKSRS, via the coding sequence ATGAAGCTTGCCCTCTCCGAAAGCCAGTCGATGCTGAAGGACACCGTCGCCCGCCTGTTCGCGGACGAGGCGACGCCGGAGCGGCTGCGCGCCGCCGAGGATACAGGGGTCGATCAGGCACTATGGGACAAGCTGGTTGAGCTGGGCATTGTCGGTATCCGGGCGATCGAGCCGCAGGATGGCGGGATGACGCTGATGGACGCGGCCATCGTTGCCGAGGAAGCAGGCCGCCATGTCGCGCCCGTGCCGCTGATCGAAGCGATCGTTGCGATCGCGCTGCTCCACCGGCTGGATGCCCCCGCCGCGCTGTTGTCCGCGGTCGATAGCGGGGCGATCGCAACGCTTGCGCTCAACCCGGTCGTGCCGGGCGTGGCCCAACCGGTGCTCGGCGGGTCGCGCGCCCATGTCGTGCTCGCGCTTGACGGAAACGACCTCGTCGCCCTGACCGGGTTGAATGCCGCGAAAGCGTCCAATATCGCCGCCGCCGCGGTCGCCAATCTCGATCTGTCGGACGGCGCGGGCGAGCGGTTCGTGCTGGCGACCGGCGACATTGCGGTATCGCAGTTCGCCGCCGCGTGCGAGGAATGGAAGGTCCTCACCGCTGCCTATCTGGCCGGTCTTGGCCGCCGGGCGCTCGAGCTCGCCGCCGCCTATTCGGTCGAACGCCATGCCTATGGCTCGCCGATCGGCGCCTATCAGGGCATTGCGCATCCGATGGCCGACGCGGCGACGCATATGGACGGGGCAAAGCTGCTGGCATGGCGCGCCATTGCCTCGATTGCAGCGGGCGATGCCAAGGGAGGCGCGCGCGCCGCCATGGCCTATTGGTGGGCGGCCCATAGCGTAGACCAGGCGGTGCAACATTCGGTGCGTACCTTTGGTGGCTATGGCCTCAGCCTCGAATATGACGTCCAGCTCTATTTCCGCCGCGCCAAGCTGCTGTCGCTGATCGCGGGCGACCCCAATGCCGAGCTCGACCGCATCGCCGCGCGCCTTTGGGACGGCGAGACCGTAGCCCTGCCCCGCGCCGGGGAGGTGGAGATCGATTTCGAATGGGGCGCGGAGGCCGACGCCTATGCCGCCGAGTTGCGCAGCTTCGTCGAAGGGCAGATGACCCCCGATATCGAGGCGAAGAAGCATCATTCCACCGCGGGCCACCATCCCGGATTCCACAAGAAGCTGGCCGAGGCTGGCCATGCCTATCCCGACCTCGGCGCCGACGGCCAGAAGGTCCGCAGCCGCTACGAAGTGATGGCCGCTGCGCCGATGTGGGAAGATATCGGTTGGACCCGCACGCCGATCGCTGTCACCGAGTTCGTCGCCAAGATGGCGCAGCTCTGGTCGCAGCCGGAAACAAAGGAAGAGATCGTCGGCGCCATCGCCCGCGGCGAAGCATTGGGCGCGCTCGGCTTCTCCGAGCCGCAATCGGGCTCGGACGTGTTCGGGACAAAGTTCAGTGCCGTACGCGATGGTGACGAATGGGTGCTGAACGGGCAGAAAATGTTCACCACCAACGGCCACCAGGCCGACTATATCCTGATGCTGACCCGCACCGACAATAGCGGCAAGAAGCACCAGGGCCTGACGATGTTCATCATGCCGATGAAGCTGCCCGGCATCGAACTGCACCCGGTCTATACGCTGCAGGACGAGAAGACGAACATCACCTACTTCACGGATGTCCGCATTTCGGATCGCTACCGCATCGGTGAGGTCGGCGACGGCGCGCGCGTCATGGCATCGGCGCTCGGCTTCGAACATGGTGGATCAGGCTATCACGCGGCGCAGACCGCGATGATGCGCCGAGCCCTTACCTGGGCGCGCAAGCCCAGCGGCAATGGCGCGGCGCCGATCGACAACCCGTTTCTTCGTCGCGTGCTGGCTCGTGCCGCAATCAACGACGAAGTGGCGGACGTGCTCTGCCGGCGCCAGGTGTGGGCGGATGTCGAAGGCATCCACGACATCAGCTATGGTCCGATGGCGAAGATGTTCACGACCGAAACCATGTACCGGGATGCCAGCGCGATCGTCGAGGCCGGCGCGCCCGGTTCGCTGGTGCGCGGTGTCGATCCCGACATGGACTATGTCGAGACAACGATGCGGCGGGCCATCGCCATGACCGTCTATGGCGGCACCAGCGAAGTGCACCGCAGCCTGATCGCCGAGAAGTCGCTGGGCATGCCCAAATCGCGAAGCTGA
- a CDS encoding TetR/AcrR family transcriptional regulator, producing MDETNKHGQSIGRKGAESRRRLLDAARQLIAVEPAHKLTASAIARAATLASQTFYLYFKDIDEILLALSHEAGADMDEVQEALRGDWTSATPAEHATRFIDAFSAYWDRHRTILTVRNYLSDSAHPAFLAVRQEAAMPLIHAIAERILAAHPDDVDPKSALARSVIIYSAIERMAARPATMRQNPAIVAPDDLKQAEIDILTLLFTPTVKGSPADRALASFRHQA from the coding sequence ATGGACGAGACGAACAAGCATGGACAGTCGATCGGCCGCAAGGGCGCCGAAAGCCGGCGGCGGTTGCTCGATGCGGCCCGTCAGCTGATCGCGGTCGAGCCGGCGCACAAGTTGACGGCCAGTGCCATTGCCCGCGCTGCGACACTGGCTTCGCAAACATTCTATTTGTACTTCAAGGATATCGACGAAATCCTTCTGGCCCTCAGCCATGAGGCCGGGGCAGACATGGATGAGGTCCAGGAGGCGCTACGCGGCGACTGGACATCGGCCACGCCTGCAGAACATGCGACGCGCTTCATCGACGCCTTCAGCGCCTATTGGGACCGGCATCGAACGATCCTCACGGTCCGCAACTATTTGTCGGACAGCGCGCATCCCGCGTTCCTCGCCGTCCGCCAGGAAGCGGCAATGCCGCTGATCCACGCGATCGCCGAACGCATCCTCGCGGCGCACCCCGATGACGTCGATCCGAAATCGGCACTGGCGCGCAGCGTGATCATCTATTCGGCGATCGAGCGCATGGCAGCGCGTCCCGCAACGATGCGACAGAATCCTGCGATCGTCGCGCCGGATGACCTGAAACAGGCCGAGATCGACATCCTGACATTGCTGTTCACGCCGACCGTCAAGGGTTCGCCCGCAGATCGCGCACTCGCCTCGTTTCGCCACCAGGCATAA
- a CDS encoding enoyl-CoA hydratase/isomerase family protein, translating to MRTDDRDVAVLMFNRPERLNAIDTAMLAELNTHLDTIESDASRALVITGSPRAFCVGSDLKEKGADGELRIRHMHALIQRLRAFPKIGVAALSGYALGGGLEIALGLQFRIADPNAVLGLPEVKLGLIPAYGATQILPRLIGETRSLDLMLSGDPIDPVTALAWGLIDRISENVVEAAVEFALQRAGNSPSAEAAIRQAVRASGMPLAEGLDVERELAIATSGSNEAKAALAAFKAG from the coding sequence ATGCGGACCGATGACCGCGATGTCGCGGTGCTCATGTTCAATCGCCCGGAGCGATTGAACGCGATCGACACGGCAATGCTGGCTGAGCTCAACACCCATCTCGACACGATCGAGAGCGATGCCAGCCGCGCTTTGGTGATCACAGGTTCGCCGCGCGCCTTTTGCGTCGGTTCCGACCTCAAGGAGAAGGGCGCGGATGGCGAGTTGCGCATCCGTCACATGCATGCGTTGATCCAGCGGCTCCGGGCATTTCCGAAAATCGGGGTCGCCGCGCTTTCCGGCTACGCACTGGGAGGCGGGCTGGAAATCGCATTGGGACTGCAGTTTCGGATCGCCGACCCTAATGCCGTGCTTGGCCTGCCCGAGGTGAAACTCGGCCTGATACCCGCTTATGGGGCGACGCAGATCTTGCCCCGCCTGATCGGCGAGACGCGGTCGCTCGACCTGATGCTGAGCGGCGACCCGATCGACCCGGTCACCGCGCTGGCCTGGGGGCTGATCGATCGGATCAGCGAGAATGTGGTCGAGGCCGCAGTCGAATTCGCACTGCAACGCGCAGGCAACAGTCCCTCGGCCGAAGCCGCGATACGTCAAGCGGTACGCGCGAGCGGGATGCCGCTTGCCGAAGGCCTGGACGTGGAGCGCGAACTGGCAATCGCGACGTCTGGAAGCAATGAGGCGAAGGCCGCGCTCGCAGCCTTCAAGGCGGGCTAA